One Corallococcus macrosporus DNA window includes the following coding sequences:
- a CDS encoding metallophosphoesterase translates to MAVRASDVSRMPGRRTEPAPQPRTPPGKPMVSWFDPAVLAKSGVKALLSGTFGRQADRRLLDAVSQPQPLCFDYSETNTEHPRDELWLDYVSDLGDGWDSTYAVASTVMAPKLELTDACGKTHSTEGGDVLVFGGDEVYPTASVEEYQARTVVPYEAALNRRRPRPHLFAVPGNHDWYDGLVSFTRLFCQGRHSKGWHTRQRRSYFALKLPHGWWLLGTDMQLQSDLDLPQVRFFQKVARKKMAPTDRIILCNAEPAWIKQQVTPHAGRGFLDNNIDFLERRVLGKSVSVFLAGDLHHYRRHQDAAGRQKIVAGGGGAFLHPTHLPKKDQSPGGFELKECFPPKRTSRRMTWRNLLFPVLNPWFGAFMGVVYTLLGWGIAANLNEGAMGAPSFQ, encoded by the coding sequence ATGGCCGTCCGCGCCTCCGATGTGAGCCGCATGCCGGGCCGGCGCACGGAGCCCGCGCCCCAGCCGCGGACGCCTCCGGGCAAGCCGATGGTGTCGTGGTTCGACCCGGCCGTGCTCGCGAAGTCCGGCGTGAAGGCGCTGCTGTCGGGGACGTTCGGACGGCAGGCGGACCGGCGGTTGCTGGACGCCGTGTCGCAGCCCCAGCCGCTGTGTTTCGACTACTCGGAGACGAACACGGAGCACCCGCGCGACGAGCTGTGGCTGGACTACGTGTCGGACCTGGGCGACGGCTGGGACTCCACCTACGCGGTGGCCTCCACGGTGATGGCGCCGAAGCTCGAGCTGACGGACGCCTGCGGGAAGACGCACTCCACGGAGGGCGGTGACGTGCTCGTGTTCGGTGGGGATGAGGTCTATCCGACCGCGAGCGTGGAGGAGTACCAGGCGCGCACGGTGGTGCCCTACGAGGCCGCCTTGAACAGGCGGCGTCCCCGGCCGCACCTGTTCGCGGTGCCCGGCAACCATGACTGGTACGACGGGCTGGTGTCCTTCACGCGCCTGTTCTGCCAGGGCCGCCACTCCAAGGGCTGGCACACGCGGCAGCGGCGCAGCTACTTCGCGCTGAAGCTGCCGCACGGCTGGTGGCTGCTGGGCACGGACATGCAGCTGCAATCCGACCTGGACCTGCCGCAGGTGAGGTTCTTCCAGAAGGTGGCCCGGAAGAAGATGGCACCCACGGATCGCATCATCCTCTGCAACGCGGAGCCGGCGTGGATCAAACAGCAGGTGACGCCCCACGCGGGCCGAGGCTTCCTGGACAACAACATCGACTTCCTGGAGCGCAGGGTGTTGGGCAAGAGTGTGAGCGTCTTCCTCGCGGGAGACCTGCACCACTACCGCCGGCACCAGGACGCGGCTGGGCGGCAGAAGATTGTCGCGGGTGGGGGAGGGGCCTTCCTGCACCCCACGCACCTGCCGAAGAAGGACCAGTCGCCGGGCGGCTTCGAGCTGAAGGAGTGCTTCCCGCCGAAGCGGACGTCGCGGCGGATGACCTGGCGCAACCTGCTGTTCCCGGTGCTCAACCCGTGGTTCGGCGCGTTCATGGGTGTCGTCTACACGCTGCTGGGCTGGGGCATCGCCGCGAACCTCAACGAGGGTGCCATGGGTGCGCCTTCGTTCCAG
- a CDS encoding response regulator transcription factor has protein sequence MGERILLVEDDDQLGSQIVGHLRGAGFEPVWWREGRLLVSGDLPDVSLVVLDLMLPGTYGLDMLKALRTFSEVPVLILSARNDTLDKVRALKLGADDYMTKPFWPEELVERVRARLRRPTLQKEQVVVEVGPLRIDLQGHTVQVQGRPVELTRVEFELLAALARRRQEAVTRQWLVEHVLDPEREGTERTLDVHVSRLRRKLGPVKCVETVWGVGYRLVPGEDA, from the coding sequence ATGGGCGAGCGCATCCTGCTGGTGGAGGATGACGACCAGCTCGGGTCCCAGATTGTCGGGCACCTGAGGGGCGCGGGCTTCGAGCCCGTGTGGTGGCGCGAGGGCCGCCTGCTGGTGTCCGGCGACCTGCCGGACGTGAGCCTCGTGGTGTTGGACCTGATGCTGCCCGGCACCTATGGCCTGGACATGCTCAAGGCGCTGCGGACCTTCTCGGAGGTCCCGGTGCTCATCCTGAGCGCGCGCAACGACACGCTGGACAAGGTCCGTGCGCTGAAGCTGGGCGCGGACGACTACATGACCAAGCCCTTCTGGCCGGAGGAGCTGGTGGAGCGAGTGCGCGCGCGCCTGCGCCGCCCCACCCTCCAGAAGGAGCAGGTGGTGGTGGAGGTGGGCCCGCTGCGCATCGACCTGCAGGGGCACACCGTGCAGGTGCAGGGGCGGCCGGTGGAGCTCACACGGGTGGAGTTCGAACTGCTCGCGGCACTGGCGCGCAGGCGCCAGGAGGCGGTGACGCGGCAGTGGCTGGTGGAGCACGTATTGGACCCGGAGCGTGAGGGCACGGAGCGCACGCTGGACGTCCACGTGTCGAGGCTGCGGCGCAAGCTGGGACCGGTGAAGTGCGTGGAGACGGTCTGGGGCGTCGGCTACCGGCTGGTGCCCGGGGAGGATGCGTGA
- a CDS encoding protocatechuate 3,4-dioxygenase, with protein sequence MKSESPQDPSPKVITRRSILRGIGLSLAAVPVAKLLVACGDDTTGGDTGADAGTVTDTGTDSGVVDPGVWATGGTAAMTAAATYPDPFASGIGTVCNLTCEATLGPCYATTVDRKDISEGHDGLPVRLAFLIVNESCAPVPNATVDIWHAAPEGLYSGEDASDFCTSGDATARAARWFRGVQTTDANGRVDFDTCFPGWYSSRTIHIHFTVRVNGQEFVTSQLFFDDTTSDDIVNHQPLYNTRGARDTTNANDTVISADSVGNYLFATQRMSDGAMLASKTLVIRSSRESASCAVPGGSGGGGPGGPPPGGDGGMGPPPGWDGGMGPPPPSFDGGMP encoded by the coding sequence ATGAAGAGCGAATCCCCCCAGGACCCTTCCCCCAAGGTCATCACGCGCCGGAGCATCCTGCGCGGCATTGGCCTGTCGCTGGCCGCGGTTCCCGTGGCGAAGCTGCTCGTGGCCTGTGGCGACGACACGACCGGCGGCGACACCGGCGCCGACGCGGGCACGGTGACGGACACGGGCACGGACTCCGGAGTGGTGGATCCGGGTGTCTGGGCCACGGGAGGCACCGCGGCGATGACGGCCGCCGCCACGTACCCGGATCCGTTCGCCTCGGGCATCGGCACCGTATGCAACCTCACCTGCGAGGCCACGCTGGGCCCCTGTTACGCGACCACGGTGGACCGCAAGGACATCAGCGAGGGCCATGACGGCCTGCCGGTGCGCCTGGCGTTCCTCATCGTCAACGAGTCGTGCGCGCCCGTCCCGAACGCCACGGTGGACATCTGGCACGCCGCGCCGGAAGGCCTGTACTCCGGCGAGGACGCGAGCGACTTCTGCACCTCCGGTGACGCGACAGCCCGCGCGGCGCGCTGGTTCCGAGGCGTGCAGACCACGGACGCCAACGGGCGCGTGGACTTCGACACCTGCTTCCCCGGTTGGTACAGCAGCCGCACCATCCACATCCACTTCACGGTGCGCGTGAACGGCCAGGAGTTCGTCACGTCGCAACTGTTCTTCGACGACACGACGAGCGACGACATCGTCAACCACCAGCCGCTCTACAACACGCGCGGCGCGCGCGACACGACCAACGCCAACGACACGGTCATCTCGGCGGACTCCGTGGGCAACTACCTCTTCGCCACGCAGCGCATGTCGGACGGCGCGATGCTGGCGTCCAAGACGCTGGTCATCCGCTCCTCGCGGGAGAGCGCGTCGTGCGCCGTGCCGGGAGGCAGCGGCGGTGGTGGCCCTGGAGGTCCCCCGCCGGGCGGCGACGGTGGCATGGGTCCCCCGCCTGGCTGGGATGGCGGCATGGGGCCTCCGCCGCCAAGCTTCGACGGCGGCATGCCCTGA
- a CDS encoding GMC oxidoreductase → MATRAEHFDVVIVGSGFGGSVMAWRLADAGLRVCVLERGKAYPPGSFPRSPHAMRRNFWDPSKGMHGLFNLWSFKGLGGVVSAGLGGGSLIYANVLLRKDEKTFIHEDLRRGGYEDWPVTRADLETHYDAVERMMRVQRYPLEHAPYSTTAKTLAMKLAAERLGRAGDWQLPPLAVTFGNPGEVPVPGEPIREELLNLHGRKRTTCHLCGECDIGCNTGSKNTLDYTYLSAAKDAEAVLRTRAEVTEMWPAEGGGYVVQYLDHSDTPEDVPREGPRSMLPRTTVTADRLVLAAGTFGTPYLLLKNRRHFPGLSGQLGTRFCGNGDLLGFMRQCHDSSTGKQLPRILDGGHGPVITSALHFRAREEGGTGRGYYIEDAGYPEFVNWLYEGAHQVPLMKRGLQLAWRLIRGWTGLTRDSDVSEEISELLGDCLGSATSLPLLGMGRDIPNGHMRLTADGMLDIDWRMGSSREYFDELRQSMADIARTLEGKLVQNPLSYLSRVITVHPLGGCPMGHGPETGVVDATGQAFGHPGLYVADGSMMPGPTGPNPSLTIAALADRFADALIDSHHRATRGHASRAPEEGTWPSAPPM, encoded by the coding sequence ATGGCCACGAGGGCTGAGCACTTCGACGTCGTCATCGTGGGGTCCGGCTTCGGCGGATCGGTGATGGCGTGGCGGCTGGCGGACGCGGGCCTGCGGGTGTGCGTGCTGGAGCGGGGCAAGGCGTATCCGCCGGGCTCCTTCCCTCGCAGCCCGCACGCCATGCGCCGCAACTTCTGGGACCCGAGCAAGGGCATGCACGGCCTGTTCAACCTCTGGTCCTTCAAGGGGCTGGGCGGCGTGGTGTCCGCGGGGCTGGGCGGCGGGTCGCTCATCTACGCCAACGTGCTCCTGCGCAAGGACGAGAAGACCTTCATCCACGAGGACCTGCGGCGCGGCGGCTACGAGGACTGGCCCGTCACCCGCGCCGACCTGGAGACGCACTACGACGCCGTGGAGCGGATGATGCGCGTGCAGCGCTACCCGCTGGAGCACGCGCCCTATTCGACGACGGCGAAGACGCTGGCCATGAAGCTCGCGGCCGAGCGCCTGGGCCGCGCGGGGGACTGGCAGCTGCCGCCGCTGGCGGTGACGTTCGGCAACCCGGGCGAGGTGCCTGTCCCCGGCGAGCCCATCCGCGAGGAACTTCTCAACCTCCACGGCCGCAAGCGCACCACCTGTCACCTGTGTGGTGAGTGCGACATCGGCTGCAACACGGGCAGCAAGAACACGCTCGATTACACGTACCTGTCCGCGGCGAAAGACGCCGAGGCGGTGCTGCGCACTCGCGCGGAGGTGACCGAGATGTGGCCCGCGGAAGGGGGCGGCTACGTGGTGCAGTACCTGGACCACTCGGACACCCCGGAGGACGTGCCGCGCGAAGGTCCCCGGTCCATGTTGCCGCGGACCACCGTGACGGCGGACCGGCTGGTGCTGGCGGCGGGCACGTTCGGCACCCCGTATCTGCTCCTGAAGAACCGGCGGCACTTCCCCGGGCTGAGCGGACAATTGGGCACGCGCTTCTGCGGCAACGGGGACCTGCTGGGCTTCATGCGCCAGTGCCATGACTCGAGCACCGGCAAGCAGCTGCCGCGCATCCTGGACGGCGGGCACGGCCCGGTCATCACCAGCGCGCTGCACTTCCGGGCCAGGGAGGAGGGCGGCACGGGCCGGGGCTACTACATCGAGGACGCGGGCTACCCGGAGTTCGTCAACTGGCTCTACGAGGGCGCGCACCAGGTGCCGCTGATGAAGCGGGGCCTGCAGCTGGCGTGGCGCCTCATCCGCGGGTGGACGGGACTCACGCGCGACTCCGACGTGAGCGAGGAGATCTCCGAGCTGCTGGGCGACTGCCTGGGCTCCGCGACTTCGCTGCCGCTGCTGGGCATGGGGCGCGACATCCCCAATGGCCACATGCGGCTGACAGCGGACGGGATGCTGGACATCGACTGGCGGATGGGCAGCTCGCGCGAGTACTTCGATGAGCTGCGCCAGTCGATGGCGGACATCGCCCGCACGCTGGAGGGGAAGCTGGTGCAGAACCCGCTCAGCTACCTGAGCCGGGTCATCACCGTGCACCCGCTGGGCGGCTGCCCCATGGGGCACGGGCCGGAGACGGGCGTGGTGGACGCGACGGGCCAGGCCTTCGGCCACCCGGGACTGTACGTCGCCGACGGTTCGATGATGCCCGGCCCCACCGGGCCCAACCCGAGCCTCACCATCGCGGCGCTCGCGGACCGCTTCGCGGATGCGCTCATTGATTCGCACCACCGTGCCACGCGGGGACATGCGTCGCGGGCACCCGAGGAGGGAACATGGCCGTCCGCGCCTCCGATGTGA
- a CDS encoding acetoacetate decarboxylase family protein — protein MFLPRRIQRQTGRYSRVDGIPYALPVDSKGAPALMAAFTVDARRAANLLPGNELHPLRVSRDRAVLLISVIDYKQTDIGAYIEFSIALACTHGRRPAPPLLPLLLQKHFGVGQYVVDLPVNTEVSVKGGKGIWGMPKHLARLDFRMEDGSVSSRYEEGGQQAVRVRIERPRFAWLPLRMAAVNYCAFRGMLMKSTIYFRGRFGFRLGKRAWGTLELGDHPRIQMLRDLGISPRAFFTGFFPSSSGVLDDHFEAWFLTQPTLPEATYPEGLESVVDLGQDQTPMPPPESDGALAGTLQEALPVHEVRSREEARP, from the coding sequence ATGTTCCTCCCCCGACGCATCCAGCGACAGACCGGCCGCTACTCGCGCGTGGACGGCATCCCGTACGCACTGCCGGTGGATTCAAAAGGCGCCCCGGCGCTGATGGCCGCCTTCACGGTGGACGCCCGCCGCGCGGCCAACCTGCTGCCCGGCAACGAGCTGCACCCGCTGCGCGTGTCGCGCGACCGGGCCGTGCTGCTCATCTCCGTCATCGACTACAAGCAGACGGACATCGGCGCGTACATCGAGTTCAGCATCGCGCTGGCGTGCACGCACGGGCGCCGGCCCGCGCCGCCGCTCCTGCCGCTGCTGCTCCAGAAGCACTTCGGCGTGGGGCAGTACGTGGTGGACCTGCCGGTGAACACGGAGGTGTCCGTGAAGGGCGGCAAGGGCATCTGGGGCATGCCCAAGCACCTGGCCCGGCTGGACTTCCGGATGGAGGACGGCTCCGTGAGCAGCCGCTACGAGGAGGGCGGCCAGCAGGCGGTGCGCGTGCGCATCGAGCGCCCGAGGTTCGCGTGGCTGCCGCTGCGGATGGCGGCGGTGAACTACTGCGCCTTCCGGGGCATGTTGATGAAGTCCACCATCTACTTCCGGGGCCGGTTCGGCTTCCGGCTGGGCAAGCGCGCGTGGGGCACGCTGGAGCTGGGGGACCATCCGCGCATCCAGATGCTGAGGGACCTGGGCATCTCCCCGCGCGCGTTCTTCACCGGCTTCTTCCCGTCGTCCAGCGGTGTGCTGGATGACCACTTCGAGGCGTGGTTCCTCACCCAGCCCACGCTCCCGGAGGCCACGTACCCGGAGGGGCTGGAGAGCGTGGTGGACCTGGGCCAGGACCAGACGCCCATGCCGCCCCCGGAGTCCGACGGCGCGCTGGCGGGGACGCTCCAGGAGGCCCTGCCGGTCCACGAGGTGCGCTCGCGCGAGGAAGCCCGGCCATGA
- a CDS encoding esterase/lipase family protein: MSAETIHEPRYSEEIVPFLAGDGRALHLVHLRGVEKADKGPVVLVHGAGVRGNIFRAPVRQTVVDALIADGYDVWLENWRASIDVEPGEWTLDQAAVLDHPPAIRTVVEKTGADKVKAIIHCQGSTSFTMAAVAGLLPQVDLILTNAVSLHPVVPATAKLKLRYAVPLVSSFTPYLDPQWAYGGPTRTARVLTRVVKATHHECDNLVCRWTSFTYGTGFPVLWRHENLNARTHDWLQHEFGPVPFTFFRQMEECVRAGHLVPVEGFRALPEDLGEREPQTDARFVFFAGEENRCFLAESQRRSFEHLERFHPGRHALHLLPGYGHLDVFMGKRASQDVFPLILSELDRSLPH; this comes from the coding sequence ATGTCCGCGGAAACAATCCATGAGCCGCGTTACTCCGAGGAGATCGTGCCCTTCCTCGCGGGCGACGGCCGCGCGCTGCACCTGGTGCACCTGCGCGGCGTCGAGAAGGCGGACAAGGGGCCGGTGGTGCTGGTGCATGGGGCGGGAGTGCGCGGGAACATCTTCCGCGCCCCGGTGCGCCAGACGGTGGTGGATGCGCTGATTGCGGACGGCTACGACGTGTGGCTGGAGAACTGGCGCGCCAGCATCGACGTGGAGCCGGGCGAGTGGACGTTGGACCAGGCCGCCGTCCTGGACCACCCACCCGCCATCCGCACCGTGGTGGAGAAGACGGGGGCGGACAAGGTCAAGGCCATCATCCACTGCCAGGGCTCCACCAGCTTCACCATGGCCGCGGTGGCGGGGCTGCTGCCCCAGGTGGACCTCATCCTCACCAACGCCGTGTCCCTGCACCCGGTGGTGCCCGCGACCGCGAAGCTGAAGCTGCGCTACGCCGTCCCGCTCGTCTCCAGCTTCACGCCGTACCTGGATCCGCAGTGGGCCTACGGCGGCCCCACGCGCACGGCGCGCGTGCTGACGCGCGTGGTGAAGGCGACGCATCACGAGTGCGACAATCTCGTCTGCCGCTGGACGAGCTTCACCTACGGCACGGGCTTCCCCGTGCTGTGGCGGCACGAGAACCTCAACGCCCGGACGCACGACTGGCTCCAGCACGAGTTCGGCCCCGTGCCCTTCACGTTCTTCCGCCAGATGGAGGAGTGCGTGCGCGCGGGCCACCTGGTGCCGGTGGAGGGCTTCCGCGCGCTGCCGGAGGACCTGGGCGAGCGCGAGCCCCAGACGGACGCGCGCTTCGTCTTCTTCGCGGGCGAGGAGAACCGCTGCTTCCTCGCGGAGAGCCAGCGCCGCAGCTTCGAGCACCTGGAGCGCTTCCACCCGGGCCGGCACGCGCTGCACCTCCTGCCGGGCTACGGCCACCTGGACGTCTTCATGGGCAAGCGCGCGTCCCAGGACGTCTTCCCCCTCATCCTCTCCGAGCTGGATCGCTCGCTGCCGCACTGA
- a CDS encoding patatin-like phospholipase family protein, giving the protein MSPAASRWLERQARVNGRPWRWTLAAIGWITLVTGAAQMLLPGVELRLLRADASAAPAHFFRIVGMFMVLFGGLLLHGLHEPRANPAAFLWTGLQKVGACAMVAIGVGRGLLSPLALGVAAFDALSAALVLGFYASLRQREQIISVLKPQTVDEPSPESTSPSVSTLRVADATREPKPLGRPLRALGENHGVQASPAEAPRRSLVLAGGGMRVAWQAGVLRALTDARLSFSHADGTSGGIITLAMWLSGLSPAEMCERWRTLDVKDFVSLMPLDDYTRPWRLHAMGDADGIIEHVFPHLGVDVDAIRANRERAGTFNVCDFARKTNEVIPHTDVDRDLLVAGVSLPLFMPPVARDGHLYLDSVWIQDANVMEAVRRGADEVWIVWCIGNTPRYHDGFFRQYVHMIELSANGALFAELEQVRELNARILAGEHVPGHARPITVHLIKPEHPLPLDPDFYAGHVTAATLIDQGYSDAWRYLTVAGAQGLPLTPEITQMTEPANDLTFRETMSGPLAMGTTDPEAGAHDGRSTPFTMHCTITIDDMEAFIRDADHSARLVAHVQYKPLGMDLPVREGRFNLFRSTDDPRTKIMTYGLRFQANGQDYYLDGTKTLHDDPGPDLWRDTTRLYSYLHEGPDARGPVVGAGVLVLGMRELLHLVSSMRSSRGGVEGAGMVARFGHLFLGALWDLYAPEAPVREREGEATHGHEG; this is encoded by the coding sequence ATGAGCCCGGCCGCTTCGCGATGGCTGGAGCGCCAGGCCCGCGTCAACGGGCGTCCCTGGCGCTGGACGCTCGCGGCCATCGGGTGGATCACCCTGGTGACCGGCGCGGCGCAGATGCTCCTGCCGGGGGTGGAGCTGCGCCTGCTGCGCGCGGATGCGTCCGCCGCGCCCGCGCACTTCTTCCGCATCGTGGGCATGTTCATGGTGCTGTTCGGCGGCCTGCTCCTGCACGGCCTGCACGAGCCCCGCGCGAACCCGGCCGCCTTCCTGTGGACGGGCCTCCAGAAGGTGGGGGCCTGCGCGATGGTGGCGATCGGCGTGGGCCGCGGCCTGCTGTCACCGCTGGCGCTGGGCGTGGCGGCGTTCGACGCGCTGAGCGCCGCGCTGGTGCTGGGGTTCTACGCTTCGCTGCGCCAGCGCGAGCAGATCATCTCCGTGCTCAAGCCCCAGACGGTGGACGAACCGTCTCCGGAATCCACCAGCCCCTCCGTCAGCACGCTGCGCGTGGCGGACGCGACCCGCGAGCCCAAGCCGTTGGGCCGGCCGCTCCGGGCGCTCGGGGAGAATCACGGCGTCCAGGCTTCGCCGGCGGAGGCACCCCGGCGCTCGCTGGTGCTCGCGGGCGGTGGCATGCGCGTCGCGTGGCAGGCGGGCGTGCTGCGCGCGCTGACGGACGCGCGGCTCTCCTTCAGCCACGCGGACGGCACGTCAGGCGGCATCATCACGCTGGCGATGTGGCTGTCCGGCCTGTCCCCCGCGGAGATGTGCGAGCGGTGGCGGACGCTGGACGTGAAGGACTTCGTGTCGCTGATGCCGCTGGACGACTACACGCGCCCCTGGAGGCTCCACGCGATGGGGGACGCGGACGGCATCATCGAGCACGTCTTCCCGCACCTGGGCGTGGACGTGGACGCCATCCGCGCGAACCGCGAGCGCGCGGGCACCTTCAACGTCTGCGACTTCGCCCGGAAGACGAACGAGGTCATCCCCCACACGGACGTGGACCGAGACCTGCTGGTGGCGGGCGTCTCCCTGCCGCTCTTCATGCCCCCCGTGGCGAGGGACGGCCACCTGTACCTGGACTCGGTGTGGATCCAGGACGCCAACGTGATGGAGGCCGTGCGCCGGGGCGCGGACGAGGTGTGGATCGTCTGGTGCATCGGCAACACGCCCCGCTACCACGACGGCTTCTTCCGGCAGTACGTCCACATGATCGAGTTGAGCGCGAACGGCGCGCTCTTCGCGGAGCTGGAGCAGGTGCGCGAGCTCAACGCGCGCATCCTCGCGGGCGAGCACGTGCCGGGACACGCGCGGCCCATCACCGTGCACCTCATCAAGCCGGAGCACCCGCTGCCCCTGGACCCGGACTTCTACGCGGGCCACGTCACGGCCGCGACCCTCATCGACCAGGGCTACTCGGACGCCTGGCGCTACCTGACGGTGGCGGGCGCCCAGGGCCTGCCCCTCACCCCGGAGATCACCCAGATGACCGAACCCGCCAATGACCTGACCTTCCGCGAGACCATGTCCGGCCCCCTCGCGATGGGCACCACCGACCCGGAGGCTGGCGCGCATGACGGGCGCTCCACGCCCTTCACCATGCACTGCACCATCACCATCGACGACATGGAGGCGTTCATCCGCGACGCCGACCACTCGGCCCGGCTGGTGGCGCACGTGCAATACAAGCCGCTGGGCATGGACCTGCCGGTGCGCGAGGGGCGCTTCAACCTCTTCCGCTCCACGGATGATCCGCGCACGAAGATCATGACCTACGGCCTGCGCTTCCAGGCCAACGGCCAGGACTACTACCTGGACGGCACGAAGACGCTGCATGACGACCCGGGGCCCGACCTCTGGCGCGACACCACGCGCCTCTACAGCTACCTGCACGAGGGCCCGGACGCGCGCGGCCCGGTGGTGGGCGCGGGCGTGCTGGTGCTGGGCATGCGGGAGCTCTTGCACCTGGTCTCCAGCATGCGCTCGTCGCGCGGGGGCGTGGAGGGCGCGGGCATGGTGGCCCGCTTCGGCCACCTGTTCCTGGGAGCGCTCTGGGACCTCTACGCGCCGGAGGCGCCGGTGCGCGAGCGGGAAGGGGAGGCCACGCATGGCCACGAGGGCTGA